The proteins below are encoded in one region of Silene latifolia isolate original U9 population chromosome 2, ASM4854445v1, whole genome shotgun sequence:
- the LOC141642368 gene encoding putative F-box protein At2g36090, whose protein sequence is MSVQAEAICPLSNDLFYDILRRLDGASLATAACSCASFSSISKEEKIWENVCHSMWPSTNHDDVKILINSMGGFRKFYADCYPLIVNKHLANLPWDSFEEHPEEWPGVDYYEEFEEYKSITPSDFVSLVDIRYKNRPFFSKVLWGISEADILSRWFYNSPFCVDLLGNSNNEDKMGKFTLSVSDGLPRIESVDVERKEGKLWKELRDGITLSWIIVNRKVNQAANVSSWVPLGVQRHWPTNKDFLVRFGSVLPAEDTLPCPAVECILLAKFRMFNDAATGCVSIKLKQVSMQLEDMEGSHVNGRNSLMVLKKALSCKRSRNYSEALECCNLYNKVRSELKEEKMRNESRTDRLCIVSGIAAVATFWFCFL, encoded by the coding sequence ATGTCGGTTCAAGCTGAAGCTATATGTCCACTAAGCAATGATTTATTCTACGACATATTGAGGCGTCTTGATGGGGCTTCTTTGGCCACTGCAGCTTGTTCGTGTGCATCATTCTCCTCCATTTCAAAAGAGGAGAAAATATGGGAAAATGTTTGTCATTCCATGTGGCCTTCAACCAATCACGATGACGTCAAAATTTTGATTAACTCAATGGGTGGCTTCAGAAAGTTTTATGCTGATTGTTACCCTCTTATTGTTAATAAACATCTAGCTAATCTTCCATGGGATTCGTTTGAGGAACACCCTGAAGAATGGCCGGGAGTCGACTACTATGAAGAATTTGAAGAATACAAAAGCATTACCCCATCTGATTTTGTTTCTCTAGTTGACATAAGGTACAAAAACCGGCCTTTTTTCTCAAAAGTTCTTTGGGGTATTTCTGAGGCCGATATTCTGAGTCGTTGGTTCTACAATTCCCCATTTTGTGTCGACCTCCTCGGAAATTCTAATAACGAGGATAAAATGGGAAAATTCACCCTTTCAGTTTCAGACGGTTTGCCTCGGATCGAATCTGTAGACGTAGAAAGGAAGGAAGGAAAACTCTGGAAGGAGCTCCGGGATGGTATAACACTTAGTTGGATCATTGTAAACCGAAAGGTTAATCAAGCTGCGAATGTCTCGAGCTGGGTCCCACTCGGGGTTCAACGACACTGGCCGACTAACAAAGATTTCTTGGTTCGGTTTGGATCTGTTCTTCCGGCAGAAGATACTCTACCTTGTCCAGCAGTAGAATGCATCCTTCTGGCAAAATTCAGAATGTTCAACGATGCTGCCACGGGTTGTGTAAGCATCAAGCTGAAGCAAGTCAGTATGCAACTGGAAGACATGGAAGGTTCTCACGTTAACGGAAGAAACAGTTTGATGGTGCTTAAGAAGGCGTTAAGTTGTAAACGGAGTAGGAATTACAGTGAAGCACTCGAGTGCTGTAACTTATATAACAAAGTTAGGAGTGAATTAAAAGAGGAGAAAATGAGGAACGAAAGCCGGACTGATAGATTATGCATTGTAAGTGGGATTGCTGCAGTTGCTACTTTCTGGTTTTGTTTCCTGTAA